One stretch of Balneola sp. MJW-20 DNA includes these proteins:
- a CDS encoding phosphoglycerate kinase, translating into MAKLTLQDLDVKGKKVLMRVDFNVPLENGRITDDNRIVQALQSINYLTNKGCLLILSSHLGRPKGSPDPEFSLKPVAEHLATLVDVPVHFASDCIGDEAKSAIDKAGEGEIVLLENVRFHAGETANDPEFAKELASNADLFVNDAFGSSHRAHASVAGVTEYLQPAASGFLLEKEIKYLSESVNNPVRPFVAILGGAKVSDKIGVIENLLNKVDSIIIGGGMTYTFYKAKGIPIGNSLIEDDKVELAGELIQKASAAGVDLMLPVDSVVAKEFSNDAEFKTVSERGIEDGWMALDIGPDSVNKFSDTIRNAKTVVWNGPMGVFEMDNFSKGTFAVAEALAEATRNGATTIIGGGDSAAAIAKAGLSEQVSHVSTGGGASLEYLEGKDLPGVTSLTDK; encoded by the coding sequence ATGGCCAAGCTTACTCTTCAGGATCTCGATGTTAAAGGAAAGAAAGTACTGATGCGCGTTGACTTCAACGTGCCTCTTGAAAATGGAAGGATCACCGACGACAACAGGATCGTACAGGCTCTTCAGTCTATCAATTACCTGACCAATAAAGGATGTCTTCTGATTCTGAGTAGTCATCTTGGCCGCCCCAAAGGATCTCCTGATCCGGAATTCTCACTAAAACCGGTTGCAGAGCATCTGGCAACCCTGGTAGATGTACCAGTTCATTTTGCATCCGACTGCATAGGTGATGAAGCAAAGTCTGCCATAGATAAAGCCGGCGAAGGAGAGATCGTACTGCTGGAAAACGTTCGTTTTCACGCCGGGGAAACTGCTAACGACCCTGAATTCGCAAAAGAACTGGCATCCAATGCCGATCTTTTTGTGAATGATGCTTTTGGGAGCAGTCATCGTGCCCATGCATCCGTTGCCGGGGTGACTGAATATCTGCAACCTGCTGCCTCCGGTTTTCTGCTGGAAAAGGAGATCAAATACCTGAGTGAAAGTGTGAATAATCCGGTCAGGCCCTTTGTGGCAATTCTGGGAGGAGCCAAAGTATCTGACAAGATCGGAGTGATTGAAAACCTGCTCAATAAAGTTGATTCAATTATCATCGGCGGTGGAATGACCTACACATTCTATAAAGCCAAAGGAATTCCAATTGGTAATTCACTGATCGAGGATGACAAAGTAGAACTGGCAGGAGAGCTGATACAGAAGGCCAGTGCTGCCGGTGTGGATCTTATGCTGCCGGTTGATTCCGTGGTAGCAAAGGAATTCTCAAACGATGCCGAGTTCAAGACGGTATCGGAAAGAGGGATCGAGGACGGATGGATGGCGCTGGATATCGGGCCTGACTCGGTAAACAAGTTCTCTGATACCATCCGTAATGCCAAAACAGTAGTCTGGAACGGGCCGATGGGTGTATTTGAGATGGATAATTTCTCAAAAGGTACCTTTGCAGTTGCCGAGGCTCTGGCTGAAGCTACCAGGAATGGAGCTACCACGATCATCGGTGGGGGAGATTCGGCTGCAGCGATCGCAAAAGCCGGTTTAAGTGAGCAAGTATCTCATGTATCTACCGGCGGCGGCGCCAGTTTGGAATACCTGGAGGGTAAAGATCTTCCCGGAGTTACATCCCTGACGGATAAGTAA
- a CDS encoding WG repeat-containing protein codes for MRSYILSTLVIFTLILSSCDIVNDITGQDESNEVELYPVELDGRWGYINQSGQIAIEPQFQSARPFYDGLAVVRDGGRWRYINSKGDVVIDLSLNNASSFSEGKAAVQFDGKWGYINKSGNFIVNPRFRSAYAFSNDRAFVRSIDYSEFYYINENGDKVEAIDLPSGMDFVEENQFIDGRAMIRDNDLYGYIDKNGNPVIDLKYAEARPFSDKLAAVRISDRWAFINGDGEVVISPQFISVGDFGDGLAPFRSNSNSFGYINRKGEVVIEEQFEQAEKFNEGRAAVMINGQWTFINKNGDQITSRLFDEVQPFYNGLARVTVLVPVEDEFEEEYGYINRDGKFVWFPTN; via the coding sequence ATGAGATCTTATATACTTTCTACCCTTGTAATTTTTACCCTGATCCTGTCATCCTGTGATATCGTGAATGATATTACCGGCCAGGATGAATCCAATGAAGTTGAACTATACCCTGTAGAGCTGGATGGTAGATGGGGCTATATCAACCAAAGTGGACAGATTGCCATAGAACCGCAATTCCAGTCGGCCAGACCTTTTTATGATGGTCTTGCAGTGGTACGAGACGGCGGAAGATGGAGATACATCAATTCTAAAGGGGATGTGGTCATCGATCTGAGTCTGAATAATGCGTCCAGTTTCTCAGAGGGAAAAGCTGCGGTTCAGTTTGACGGCAAGTGGGGATACATCAACAAGTCCGGTAATTTTATTGTGAATCCACGGTTCCGTTCTGCCTATGCTTTTTCCAATGACCGGGCTTTTGTACGAAGCATTGACTATTCCGAGTTCTACTACATTAATGAGAACGGAGATAAAGTGGAGGCGATCGATCTTCCTTCCGGAATGGACTTTGTTGAGGAAAATCAGTTCATCGATGGCCGGGCTATGATCCGGGATAATGATCTTTACGGTTATATTGACAAGAACGGGAATCCGGTGATCGATCTGAAGTATGCCGAAGCGCGACCTTTCAGTGACAAGCTGGCGGCTGTACGCATCAGCGACCGCTGGGCTTTCATTAACGGAGATGGGGAAGTGGTTATCTCTCCACAGTTTATCAGCGTGGGCGATTTCGGTGACGGGCTGGCCCCTTTCCGCAGCAACTCCAATTCATTCGGTTACATCAACCGCAAAGGCGAGGTGGTGATCGAAGAACAGTTCGAGCAGGCTGAAAAATTTAATGAAGGCCGTGCCGCTGTTATGATCAATGGTCAGTGGACCTTTATCAATAAGAATGGTGATCAGATCACCAGTCGGTTATTTGATGAAGTTCAACCTTTCTACAATGGCCTTGCCCGTGTAACCGTACTGGTGCCTGTAGAAGACGAATTCGAAGAAGAATATGGCTACATCAACAGAGACGGAAAGTTTGTCTGGTTCCCCACGAACTGA
- a CDS encoding WG repeat-containing protein produces the protein MVTYKRLKLVILLFSIIGLFVFSGCDLVNSITGKEDKKKTTIHPILLNGQWGFIETSGVVSINPRFDLARDFSDGMAAVRTGTNWGYVDAETGRLSIDPQFSIAGDFNDGLAAVQSTGQSYGYINKQGNYVVDPAFDFASNFSEGKAAVRTDGLWGYINTNGNFVVEARYSDARPFSEGYAAVEGFEGWVYINDKGNEVISPSFQISSAGEFSEGLAAIQTADGWGYINKEGTPVITPKYDLAGPFVNDRAWVEDNGYIGYINKDDEFVVEPQFEEAQSFSEGYAAVRVSSDWFFIESKRGLIVIKDGYDEAQSFMNGIARVRTGSDDDPSYGYINRKGEFVWYPSK, from the coding sequence ATGGTAACCTATAAACGCTTAAAACTAGTCATACTTTTATTTTCGATCATTGGCTTGTTTGTATTTTCCGGATGTGATCTTGTTAACTCTATCACCGGAAAGGAAGACAAGAAAAAGACGACTATTCACCCCATATTGCTTAACGGCCAGTGGGGGTTTATTGAGACCTCTGGTGTGGTGAGCATTAATCCCCGTTTCGATCTGGCACGTGACTTCTCAGATGGGATGGCAGCAGTCAGAACCGGCACCAACTGGGGTTATGTGGATGCTGAAACTGGCAGACTTTCTATCGATCCTCAGTTCAGCATTGCGGGCGATTTTAACGACGGACTGGCAGCGGTTCAGTCTACCGGTCAAAGTTATGGCTACATAAACAAGCAGGGAAATTATGTAGTTGATCCTGCCTTCGATTTTGCCTCAAACTTTTCAGAAGGAAAAGCAGCTGTCCGAACAGACGGACTTTGGGGATACATCAATACCAACGGCAACTTTGTGGTTGAAGCCAGGTACAGTGATGCACGGCCGTTCTCAGAAGGCTATGCCGCAGTAGAAGGTTTTGAAGGCTGGGTTTATATCAATGACAAAGGAAATGAAGTCATCAGCCCCTCCTTTCAGATCTCCTCAGCCGGGGAATTTTCTGAAGGACTTGCAGCTATACAAACTGCAGATGGCTGGGGATATATCAACAAAGAAGGAACCCCGGTGATCACTCCTAAATATGATCTCGCCGGACCCTTTGTGAACGACCGGGCCTGGGTTGAGGATAATGGATATATCGGTTACATCAATAAAGACGATGAATTTGTAGTAGAACCTCAGTTCGAGGAAGCACAGTCGTTCAGTGAAGGATATGCAGCAGTTCGCGTAAGTAGTGACTGGTTTTTTATTGAAAGCAAAAGAGGACTGATCGTGATAAAAGACGGTTATGACGAAGCTCAAAGCTTCATGAATGGTATAGCCCGTGTACGGACCGGCAGTGATGACGATCCCAGCTACGGATATATCAACAGAAAAGGCGAATTCGTATGGTACCCAAGCAAATAA
- a CDS encoding DUF1501 domain-containing protein, with translation MCNNKKHLSHSHNRVGASLEDGKAHNQDHQEWTRRSFLSSLGFGAVAGSMLLGGLPVSTFARSKFFNRLLAADNDRVLILIQLGGGNDGLNTIIPVENDVYYQKRPTIGIPKQDTILLSDDIGMHPAMASLEPRWGNGDMAVIHNVGYADHSRSHARGTDVWTSGSSANQMLGTGWGGRFLVEDNPDFIANPPEFPLGVRIGGSANLFQSEFGNLGVTFGGASQFTQFLEQGGFYDENNVPQNEFGRSLSFARKIANSSFKYLESIQTAADSATNLAAYPNSGLARSLSVVARLIRGGLQTKVFLVSKGGFDTHNMQGGAEGGHANLLADIADSVNAFYADLEADNQQNRALTMTFSEFGRTLDENSSNGTDHGSSAPVMVFGPVNGGQYGNHSDLQDLDRSGDPVYSTDYRSVYNSILLDWFGLDDASAQEVISGNFNKLEFVDALATNTESRPESVPDDFKLNQNYPNPFNPTTTISFSVSRSTQVRIQVFDSKGSLIRTLMNRSVTSGEHSLQFDAANLPSGVYFYKIETGLGTETGKMTLIK, from the coding sequence ATGTGTAATAACAAAAAACATTTATCTCATTCCCATAATCGTGTGGGTGCCAGCCTGGAAGATGGCAAGGCCCACAATCAGGATCATCAGGAATGGACCAGACGCAGTTTTCTAAGTTCCCTTGGTTTTGGGGCTGTGGCCGGGTCCATGTTACTGGGAGGACTGCCCGTATCAACCTTTGCCCGTTCAAAATTTTTCAATCGCCTCTTGGCCGCTGACAACGATCGTGTACTGATCCTAATCCAGCTTGGCGGTGGAAATGATGGTTTAAATACCATTATCCCGGTTGAAAATGATGTCTATTATCAAAAACGTCCTACGATCGGAATTCCTAAGCAGGACACTATTCTGCTTAGTGATGATATCGGGATGCATCCAGCGATGGCTTCTTTGGAGCCCCGCTGGGGAAACGGGGATATGGCGGTGATACACAATGTGGGCTACGCGGATCATAGCCGGTCTCATGCAAGGGGGACCGATGTTTGGACCTCCGGTTCATCCGCAAACCAGATGCTGGGTACAGGCTGGGGCGGAAGATTCCTCGTAGAGGATAATCCCGATTTTATTGCAAACCCTCCTGAATTTCCCTTAGGAGTACGAATAGGAGGTTCTGCTAACCTGTTTCAAAGTGAATTCGGAAATCTGGGTGTCACCTTCGGAGGTGCCTCGCAATTTACTCAGTTCCTGGAACAGGGCGGTTTCTATGATGAAAATAATGTGCCTCAGAATGAATTCGGTCGGTCATTATCCTTTGCAAGAAAGATCGCGAACTCCTCCTTTAAGTATCTGGAATCTATTCAGACCGCGGCCGATTCGGCTACAAACCTGGCTGCCTATCCTAATTCAGGGCTTGCCCGCTCTCTTTCGGTTGTTGCCCGCCTCATTCGTGGTGGTTTACAGACCAAAGTGTTCCTGGTATCCAAAGGAGGATTTGATACACATAATATGCAGGGAGGCGCCGAAGGCGGACACGCTAACCTGTTGGCCGACATCGCTGATTCTGTGAATGCCTTTTACGCTGATCTTGAAGCCGATAATCAGCAGAATCGTGCATTAACCATGACCTTCTCAGAATTTGGCCGGACGCTGGATGAGAACTCTTCTAATGGTACGGATCATGGTTCTTCAGCGCCTGTAATGGTATTTGGTCCGGTAAACGGAGGACAATACGGAAATCATTCTGATCTGCAGGATCTGGACCGATCCGGAGACCCGGTCTACTCAACTGATTACCGCAGTGTATATAATTCTATTCTCTTGGATTGGTTCGGATTGGATGATGCTTCTGCTCAGGAAGTAATTTCCGGTAACTTCAACAAACTGGAATTTGTAGATGCCCTGGCAACCAACACTGAAAGCAGACCTGAAAGTGTGCCGGATGACTTTAAGCTCAATCAGAATTATCCGAACCCTTTCAACCCTACAACCACGATCTCATTCAGTGTATCCAGGTCCACTCAGGTCAGAATACAGGTATTCGATTCTAAAGGAAGCCTGATCCGGACACTGATGAATCGTTCCGTTACATCAGGAGAGCATTCTTTACAGTTTGATGCAGCAAACCTCCCGAGCGGAGTTTATTTCTACAAAATTGAGACCGGACTTGGTACTGAGACCGGAAAAATGACCTTAATCAAATAA
- a CDS encoding DUF1800 family protein — translation MIDNQRDTTMSMAGLETYTGSWTKSEAAHLIRRTHLGMKINDLNYARSLGSAANAVDGLINRALNTPLPDDPQWFRNGNSGDILDMYDIQFRWMDLMYSGGLIERMLLFWSNHFAVSYQNMNALPDKAGGSYASHMYVYWKLLFDQGMGNFQELVRAVSKNSAMIYYLNNYNNTAGQPNEDFARELMELFTLGTEDKNGQPNYTEQDVAEVARAVTGWRVNDSQLRGFFDESRFDNTNKTIFGASANYDLDTVIDLIFTQKSNEVGWFISKKMYVFFVSAEPDNAVIQELADHCIQVNFDITEMLRKLLSSAHFYEARFRGSRIKSPTEVFMSYLRELEITPNAEVKEYIRLRMQELNEELLRPETVFGWAGYNPPDSDGTPGHYNWLNTNLLPSRWDNLNDLVYGYDDAGSMYDPIRIAEKISDPSNPFSVAEDIASHLIAVPLDRVGIRQVEEDFAGDPNLVPPVDGFPTYKINLSKILLGSIPWYEWTANTDSDGNLFYQETFAENLRQYISYLQQLPAYQLI, via the coding sequence ATGATAGATAATCAAAGAGATACGACTATGTCTATGGCCGGTCTCGAAACTTACACCGGATCCTGGACTAAATCAGAAGCGGCTCATCTTATCCGCCGCACCCATCTGGGAATGAAAATTAATGATCTTAACTATGCACGGAGTCTCGGAAGTGCGGCAAACGCTGTGGATGGTTTAATAAACCGGGCACTGAATACCCCCCTTCCGGATGATCCTCAATGGTTCAGGAACGGAAATTCCGGAGATATACTGGATATGTATGATATTCAGTTCCGCTGGATGGACCTGATGTACAGTGGTGGACTCATAGAACGAATGCTTCTATTCTGGTCTAACCATTTTGCAGTTTCCTATCAGAATATGAATGCACTGCCCGATAAAGCAGGTGGTTCGTATGCCAGTCACATGTATGTATACTGGAAATTACTATTTGATCAGGGCATGGGAAATTTTCAGGAACTGGTGAGAGCGGTCAGCAAGAACTCCGCTATGATCTACTACCTGAATAACTACAATAATACCGCAGGGCAGCCTAATGAGGACTTTGCCCGGGAGTTGATGGAGCTGTTCACTCTCGGAACAGAAGACAAGAATGGCCAGCCCAATTACACTGAGCAGGATGTTGCAGAAGTTGCAAGAGCGGTTACGGGCTGGAGGGTAAATGATAGTCAGCTTCGCGGATTTTTTGATGAGAGCCGGTTTGATAATACCAATAAGACCATATTTGGTGCATCGGCCAATTATGATCTCGATACGGTCATAGACCTGATCTTTACCCAGAAAAGCAACGAAGTTGGATGGTTCATTTCCAAAAAAATGTATGTCTTTTTTGTGAGTGCCGAACCTGATAATGCAGTGATACAGGAATTGGCGGATCACTGTATTCAGGTCAACTTCGATATTACCGAGATGCTCCGAAAGCTTCTGTCTTCGGCACACTTTTACGAGGCACGCTTCCGCGGATCCCGTATCAAGTCTCCGACAGAAGTTTTCATGAGTTATCTCAGAGAACTCGAGATCACTCCTAATGCTGAAGTGAAAGAATATATACGCTTAAGGATGCAGGAGCTGAATGAAGAGCTCCTGAGACCTGAGACTGTCTTCGGATGGGCGGGATACAATCCACCGGACTCGGATGGAACTCCCGGACATTATAACTGGCTGAACACAAACCTTTTACCCTCCAGATGGGATAACCTGAATGATCTGGTCTACGGTTATGATGATGCAGGTTCCATGTATGATCCTATCCGTATCGCTGAAAAAATTTCGGACCCCTCCAATCCCTTTTCAGTAGCAGAAGATATTGCCAGTCACCTGATCGCTGTACCGCTTGACCGCGTTGGGATCAGACAAGTCGAAGAAGATTTTGCAGGTGATCCGAACCTGGTACCTCCGGTAGACGGATTTCCCACTTACAAGATAAATCTGTCAAAAATATTGCTTGGGTCTATCCCCTGGTATGAGTGGACAGCTAATACTGACTCGGATGGTAACCTGTTCTATCAGGAGACATTCGCAGAAAATCTGCGGCAGTACATTTCCTATCTGCAACAACTGCCGGCCTATCAGCTGATCTGA
- a CDS encoding single-stranded DNA-binding protein, with protein sequence MSSLNKAMLIGRLGQDPEVRYTQSNTAVATLSIATSERYKDSNGELQEKTEWHRVVAWGRLAEICQQYLTKGSQVYIEGPIQTRQWEDKDGQKRYTTEIKALQMTMLDSKGSGASNGNGGDMPSQKSQVSSNVEIGTDFDDMDDDLPF encoded by the coding sequence ATGAGTTCACTAAATAAAGCAATGTTGATCGGACGACTGGGCCAGGATCCTGAGGTCAGATACACCCAGTCGAATACCGCTGTAGCTACTCTGAGTATAGCTACGAGTGAGAGATATAAGGACAGTAACGGAGAATTACAGGAAAAGACTGAATGGCATCGTGTTGTAGCATGGGGCCGGTTAGCAGAGATCTGCCAGCAATACCTTACCAAAGGTTCTCAGGTTTATATTGAGGGGCCGATTCAGACCCGGCAGTGGGAAGACAAGGACGGTCAGAAAAGATATACCACAGAGATCAAAGCACTTCAGATGACGATGCTTGATAGTAAGGGTTCAGGAGCTTCCAACGGGAATGGTGGAGATATGCCTTCTCAGAAATCACAGGTTTCATCCAATGTTGAGATCGGAACTGATTTTGATGATATGGATGACGATCTTCCATTCTAG
- a CDS encoding hemolysin family protein, translating to MDPFSMSVLFVMMLLGLVFSAVFSGSEVAFFSMSNRLDHLKQDETAHTADDRIITMLNKPRRLLATILIGNTFANIVASVLAAVLTGELVHIIGLSEIIVFTIEVIVLTFMILILSEITPKIIAINDPLNVSRKMSGFIYGLFILLKPLSVIIANSTINLEKYLPKPSNKMTSDDIRTMAEVSEQEGSILEDEREIIENVIEFGNITVREIMTSRVSMIAISVEATLSEVLEIIRDKNLSRMPLFENDLDNIIGVLYAKDVLAYLNSEEKDYALNWKTIARKALFIPATKKLDDLLRDFQQEKTHIAVVVDEYGGTEGIVTMDDILEEIVGDITDDTGEDDKLYTQFKSGIYIFDAQVDLDDMEEILEWEVTSDDDEYETLGGLIYHLTESLPNVGERIQYKGLELTVHSVKNNRIKKVRVKVEPDKQSTSKPPQS from the coding sequence ATGGACCCATTCAGTATGTCCGTTCTCTTTGTGATGATGCTACTGGGGCTGGTATTTTCCGCCGTATTTTCCGGATCTGAAGTAGCCTTCTTTTCCATGAGTAATCGTTTGGATCATTTAAAGCAGGATGAGACAGCTCATACTGCAGATGATCGCATTATTACTATGCTGAATAAACCCAGAAGACTGCTGGCAACGATCCTCATTGGAAATACCTTTGCAAACATTGTGGCTTCGGTACTGGCCGCAGTACTGACAGGAGAGCTGGTCCATATAATCGGGTTGTCAGAGATCATAGTATTTACCATAGAAGTGATCGTTCTCACCTTTATGATACTGATACTGAGTGAGATCACTCCAAAGATCATAGCGATCAATGATCCCTTAAATGTATCCCGGAAGATGAGCGGATTCATATACGGACTATTCATTTTACTGAAACCACTTTCGGTCATTATCGCAAACAGCACCATCAATCTGGAGAAATATCTGCCTAAACCTTCCAATAAGATGACCAGCGATGATATACGAACCATGGCTGAAGTATCGGAACAGGAGGGATCTATTCTGGAAGATGAGAGGGAGATCATTGAAAATGTAATTGAATTCGGCAATATAACCGTACGTGAGATCATGACTTCCAGAGTGAGTATGATTGCTATATCGGTGGAAGCTACGCTGTCTGAAGTCCTGGAGATCATAAGAGATAAGAACCTCTCCCGAATGCCGCTGTTCGAGAATGATCTGGATAATATCATCGGCGTGCTTTATGCGAAAGACGTACTCGCTTATCTGAATAGTGAGGAAAAAGATTATGCACTGAACTGGAAGACCATAGCGCGGAAAGCATTATTTATTCCGGCAACCAAAAAGCTCGATGACCTGCTCAGAGATTTTCAGCAGGAAAAGACCCATATAGCTGTGGTAGTTGATGAATACGGAGGTACAGAGGGTATTGTAACCATGGATGATATCCTGGAAGAGATCGTAGGAGATATAACGGATGATACCGGTGAAGACGATAAACTATATACCCAGTTTAAGAGCGGGATCTATATTTTTGATGCACAGGTAGACCTGGACGATATGGAAGAGATCCTGGAATGGGAGGTGACTTCGGATGACGATGAATATGAGACGCTGGGCGGACTCATTTACCATCTTACTGAAAGCCTACCGAATGTAGGAGAAAGAATTCAATATAAAGGTCTTGAACTGACGGTCCATTCGGTTAAGAATAACAGGATCAAGAAAGTCCGGGTTAAAGTAGAACCGGATAAACAAAGCACTTCTAAACCTCCTCAGTCCTGA
- the murB gene encoding UDP-N-acetylmuramate dehydrogenase — MVLENYDLRKHNTMGLAARCRYFAAVRSIEELKFILSEYGSNMEILILGGGSNILFKSDYDGLILNNQITGKDVVHEDDRHVHLKLGGGENWHQSVRWAVARGWGGIENLSLIPGSVGAAPIQNIGAYGVELEEVFVELEALEISTGKLRTFSKDECNFGYRDSLFKREEKGRYFIVSVTLRLDKDPEINLSYKALKDHLENYGISDPDIKDISEAVIQIRSSKLPDPTEIGNTGSFFKNPVISEKEFGVLKEQYPDIPSYNTDTGIKVPAAWLIEKAGWKGKRFGDAGVHKKQALVLVNYGNATGDEIWDLALRIQSSVQQKFSIQLQPEVNVI, encoded by the coding sequence ATGGTCTTGGAGAATTACGATCTGAGAAAACATAATACCATGGGACTCGCTGCAAGATGCCGTTATTTCGCAGCAGTTCGTTCCATTGAGGAGCTGAAGTTTATACTTTCCGAATATGGCTCAAACATGGAAATACTGATCCTGGGTGGTGGCTCTAATATTCTTTTTAAAAGTGATTATGATGGACTGATCCTGAATAATCAGATCACCGGTAAAGATGTGGTTCATGAAGATGACCGGCATGTTCATCTAAAACTGGGTGGTGGAGAGAACTGGCACCAATCAGTTCGGTGGGCGGTAGCTCGTGGCTGGGGTGGCATTGAAAACCTGTCATTGATCCCCGGATCTGTGGGAGCAGCTCCTATTCAGAATATAGGTGCCTATGGAGTTGAACTTGAAGAGGTCTTTGTTGAGCTGGAAGCACTGGAAATCTCAACCGGAAAATTGCGCACCTTTTCTAAAGATGAATGTAATTTCGGGTATAGGGACAGCCTTTTTAAAAGAGAAGAAAAGGGCCGGTATTTCATAGTATCGGTCACTTTAAGACTGGATAAAGATCCAGAAATCAATCTGTCATACAAAGCTTTAAAAGATCACCTGGAGAATTATGGAATTTCGGATCCTGACATAAAAGATATTTCCGAAGCGGTTATTCAAATTCGGAGTTCAAAACTTCCGGACCCCACCGAGATCGGTAATACAGGATCATTTTTCAAGAACCCGGTCATAAGTGAAAAAGAATTCGGAGTTCTTAAGGAACAGTATCCCGATATTCCCTCTTATAACACTGATACTGGGATCAAAGTCCCTGCCGCCTGGCTTATAGAAAAAGCCGGCTGGAAGGGTAAAAGATTCGGTGACGCAGGTGTTCATAAAAAGCAGGCTCTGGTTCTGGTTAATTATGGGAATGCAACCGGTGATGAGATCTGGGATCTGGCCCTTCGGATACAATCATCAGTTCAACAAAAATTCAGTATACAGCTTCAGCCGGAAGTAAATGTGATCTAA
- a CDS encoding M48 family metalloprotease, whose translation MIKQLFRTLTAALVVSVSIASCVTIQQSPVTGNKRIYGYSWEKEIEIGKQADSEIIAQYGLYEDEELGSYVSDLGQDLLQVSHMRRDDTDSQFKNTEFTFRLLDSPVVNAFALPGGFVYVTRGLMAHLENEAQLAVVLGHEIGHVAARHASQRAAEQQFGQIAVIGGAILGQSFGLDGGNILQLSSQTAQLLFLRYGRDDERESDRLGVEYAAMKHYEAAEGAKFFTSLKRISEKAGVNIPSHLSTHPDPGEREQTIPRLAAQWSDRGYDQTIVNQKEYHELLQGLMYGDNPREGFAENGYFYHPELEFQFPVPGEFEVINQRSAVILVNEARDAIVQMRLDSESADPQASVNQITGQEGIEIVDQGAVNVNGLDAYSATADVSQEGGATLRVKISALRFGGNLYRFLSYTEISQYDEYLNEFNAIFTGFDQLTDQNILNIEPVRLEIVTVQNADTFENLLPDILPMDIDPQDIAIINQVNLTDRIEAGSMIKVPVQN comes from the coding sequence ATGATCAAACAATTGTTCAGAACACTCACAGCCGCATTAGTCGTCAGTGTGTCTATTGCATCCTGTGTAACGATTCAGCAGAGCCCGGTGACCGGAAATAAGAGGATCTACGGTTACTCATGGGAAAAAGAGATCGAGATCGGCAAGCAGGCAGACTCGGAGATCATTGCCCAGTATGGACTATATGAAGATGAAGAGCTAGGGAGCTATGTTAGCGATCTGGGGCAGGATCTGCTGCAGGTTAGCCACATGAGAAGAGATGATACCGACTCACAGTTTAAGAACACCGAATTCACTTTCCGGTTACTCGATTCTCCGGTGGTCAACGCATTCGCTTTGCCGGGTGGATTCGTATATGTGACCAGAGGATTGATGGCTCATCTGGAAAATGAAGCACAACTGGCAGTAGTATTGGGACATGAGATCGGTCACGTTGCCGCCAGACACGCATCTCAGCGTGCTGCAGAACAGCAGTTTGGTCAGATCGCAGTGATCGGAGGAGCAATTCTAGGGCAGTCTTTTGGGCTGGATGGTGGCAATATTCTGCAACTCAGCAGTCAGACTGCTCAGCTGCTTTTTCTGCGATATGGCAGAGACGACGAAAGGGAATCGGACCGGCTCGGAGTTGAATATGCTGCAATGAAGCATTACGAAGCAGCAGAGGGAGCGAAGTTCTTTACCTCACTCAAACGTATTTCCGAAAAAGCAGGAGTGAATATCCCCTCGCACCTCTCTACTCACCCGGATCCCGGAGAAAGAGAACAGACAATCCCAAGACTGGCAGCACAATGGTCAGACAGAGGATATGATCAGACTATTGTTAATCAGAAGGAATATCATGAACTGCTGCAGGGATTAATGTACGGTGATAATCCCCGTGAAGGTTTTGCAGAGAACGGCTATTTCTATCATCCGGAACTCGAGTTTCAGTTTCCGGTCCCTGGAGAATTTGAAGTGATCAACCAGCGGAGTGCAGTGATCCTGGTAAATGAAGCAAGGGATGCTATCGTACAAATGAGACTCGATTCAGAAAGTGCCGACCCACAGGCATCTGTTAACCAGATCACCGGTCAGGAAGGGATCGAGATCGTAGATCAGGGCGCGGTTAATGTAAACGGACTGGATGCTTACTCCGCTACTGCCGATGTAAGCCAGGAAGGAGGCGCTACTTTAAGGGTTAAGATCTCCGCACTCAGATTCGGAGGTAACCTGTATCGCTTCCTCAGTTACACTGAAATATCACAGTACGATGAATATCTGAACGAATTTAATGCAATATTTACTGGTTTTGACCAGCTGACAGACCAAAATATTTTGAACATAGAACCCGTCAGGCTGGAGATCGTAACTGTTCAGAATGCAGATACCTTTGAGAATCTGTTGCCGGATATATTACCCATGGATATTGATCCACAGGATATTGCGATCATCAATCAGGTTAATCTAACAGACCGGATCGAAGCAGGTTCTATGATCAAAGTTCCGGTTCAGAATTAA